One Lepidochelys kempii isolate rLepKem1 chromosome 12, rLepKem1.hap2, whole genome shotgun sequence genomic region harbors:
- the PDCD5 gene encoding programmed cell death protein 5: protein MADEELEALRKQRLTELQAKHGDPSGDPTQQETKQREAEMRNSILAQVLDQAARARLSNLALVKPEKAKAVENYLIQMARFGQLGGKVSEQGLIEILEKVSQQTEKKTTVKFNRRKVLDSDEEDDDD from the exons ATGGCGGACGAGGAGCTGGAGGCGCTCCGCAAGCAGCGGCTGACTGAGCTGCAGGCTAAGCATGGG GACCCTTCTGGTGATCCAACGCAACAAGAAACCAAACAGAG GGAGGCAGAGATGAGAAATAGCATTTTAGCTCAAGTGCTCGATCAAGCAGCTCGTGCCAGAT TAAGCAATTTAGCACTTGTGAAGCCAGAAAAGGCAAAAGCTGTAGAAAATTACCTTATACAGATGGCAAGATTTGGACAGCTAGGTGGGAAG GTATCAGAACAAGGGTTGATAGAAATACTTGAAAAAGTGAGccagcaaacagaaaagaaaacaacaGTAAAG TTCAACAGAAGAAAAGTACTGGATTCTGAtgaagaggatgatgatgattaa